Proteins from one Suncus etruscus isolate mSunEtr1 chromosome 3, mSunEtr1.pri.cur, whole genome shotgun sequence genomic window:
- the PPP1R36 gene encoding protein phosphatase 1 regulatory subunit 36, with protein MSVLTIQDSALEVKATTRPVRVRVRVFEGKRVLTRQPPAGAPQIEVEVAFDMDAYGILGLGRKDVERMVRRRALPRPRVCTDIRGLRLEMRDLRLADLAGSRMTNNRRGSCFEFPAASGKKIWVNFPNPAKKWQKVGSGPWTCYPKARPWVGPPFLAGFRCGAVASGIAYVGRASQVSGPRAFPGAEEGTEHAAPRLPVAVSAGRGRPHPSGPGVPSGVPLCGPRRPSPGSEPSPSNGLTVPGGRADAEARAQLRGPPAGRRRRGPRPRPRSGGVAEPVGGRARPGPDQVSLPAADALRRADPAPGPGPGPGPGPGGRRLLRQDSDRGAQGQFRHHAHIFIAALHLVSKSRSNVGVQHFAPSMEFKEKGKKGKAVHFTESDGSASDRLIDKRFIFRDDKSKISERRSQQGVVTLHDVKFVALLFLQDTEMQRICSFTTFMRNKYLDNFLSALLNYLSHFLEKISLEKKPQSYMVGLVEKKEMELVINNLEAAQVYLAQKYCTLVLGLGMPDKHHMNCGKEKVSDTQKDWKFFEAFFTFCTYVAWIVFRRKHFTEIEEEIGRLFRTDMFNIPRRKREDDESGGQKKGMTFVQFRRMMTRRPAIKKAIHLRSPVMSTLLPSLRQKAQNVEKNYQVGTKYSAAQRKQVNSLDFVPLQDIGILGAPRRLFNPHTLLPLEPEESMKQSGRNYYLIERNNQEVQDTLDLIMKTWYPQSSLPK; from the exons ATGTCGGTGCTCACCATCCAGGACAGCGCCTTGGAGGTGAAGGCCACAACCCGGCCGGTGCGCGTGCGGGTGCGGGTGTTCGAGGGCAAGCGCGTCCTGACGCGCCAACCGCCTGCTGGCGCGCCGCAGATCGAGGTCGAGGTCGCCTTCGACATGGACGCCTACGGCATCCTAGGCCTGGGCCGGAAGGACGTGGAGCGCATGGTGCGCAGGCGAGCGCTGCCACGGCCCC GTGTGTGCACGGACATTCGAGGGTTGAGATTGGAGATGAGGGACCTTCGGTTGGCAGACCTGGCTGGGAGCCGGATGACCAACAATAG ACGGGGTTCCTGCTTTGAGTTCCCAGCAGCTTCAGGGAAGAAGATCTGGGTGAACTTCCCCAACCC TGCTAAAAAGTGGCAGAAGGTGGGCTCGGGACCCTGGACCTGCTACCCGAAAGCCCGCCCCTGGGTCGGTCCCCCATTCCTGGCGGGTTTCCGTTGTGGGGCGGTTGCCTCGGGGATTGCCTACGTCGGTCGGGCCAGCCAAGTTTCGGGTCCCCGAGCTTTCCCCGGCGCCGAAGAGGGCACAGAGCATGCAGCCCCCCGTCTCCCGGTCGCCGTGAGTGCCGGCCGCGGGCGTCCCCACCCCTCTGGTCCCGGGGTCCCCTCTGGGGTCCCCCTGTGTGGTCCCCGCCGTCCAAGCCCCGGGAGCGAGCCGTCCCCGAGCAACGGGCTGACGGTCCCGGGCGGCCGCGCAGATGCTGAGGCCCGAGCCCAGCTCCGCGGCCCTCCGGCCGGCCGCCGGCGACGGGGGCCCCGGCCGCGGCCTCGCTCGGGTGGCGTCGCAGAGCCCGTCGGAGGCCGGGCGAGGCCGGGGCCGGACCAGGTCAGCCTGCCTGCTGCAGACGCGCTGCGACGCGCGGACCCAGctccaggcccaggcccaggcccaggcccaggcccaggcggCCGCCGGCTCCTGCGCCAAGACTCCGACCGTGGGGCCCAGGGTCAGTTCCGAC ATCATGCACACATTTTCATTGCAGCTCTGCATCTAGTAAGCAAGAGTAGGAGCAACGTAGGTGTCCAACA ttttgCGCCCTCCATGGAGTtcaaggaaaagggaaagaaaggcaaagcAGTTCACTTTACTGAGAGTGATGGCTCAGCCTCCGACAG GCTTATTGATAAGAGATTCATTTTTCGAGATGATAAGTCGAAGATCTCAGAGAGGCGAAGTCAGCAAGGTGTCGTTACCCTCCATGATGTTAAAT TTGTTGCTTTGCTTTTCCTACAAGACACAGAAATGCAGCGGATTTGTTCTTTCACGACATTTATGAG GAATAAATATCTCGACAATTTCCTCAGTGCATTGCTGAACTATTTATCTCACTTCTTGGAAAAAATCTCATTGGAAAAGAAACCCCAGAGCTATATGGT GGGTCTGGTGGAGAAGAAAGAGATGGAATTGGTGATAAATAACTTAGAAGCAGCCCAGGTTTACCTGGCACAAAAGTACTGTACCCTTGTTCTGGGCTTAGGCATGCCTGATAAACATCATATGAACTGTGGCAA GGAAAAAGTATCAGATACACAAAAAGATTGGAAATTTTTTGAG GCCTTTTTCACTTTCTGTACCTATGTCGCCTGGATTGTCTTCCGACGTAAGCACTTCACAGAGATTGAAGAGGAAATAGGAAGGCTTTTCCGTACTGACATGTTCAACATTCCCCGAAGGAAACGGGAAGATGACGAATCAGGAGGGCAGAAGAAAGGCATGACTTTTGTACAGTTCAG GAGAATGATGACAAGACGGCCAGCTATTAAAAAAGCCATTCACCTGCGCTCTCCTGTCATGTCTACATTGCTGCCATCCCTCCGACAAAAAGCTCAGAACGTGGAGAAAAATTATCAAGTAGGCACAAAGTACTCAGCAGCCCAGAGGAAGCAAGTGAATAGTCTAGACTTTGTGCCCCTGCAAGA CATTGGCATCTTGGGAGCACCCCGGAGACTGTTCAATCCCCACACCCTTCTCCCCCTTGAGCCTGAAGAAAGCATGAAACAATCTGGGAGAAATTATTACCTGATAGAGAGAAACAACCAAGAGGTTCAGGATACATTGGACTTAATCATGAAGACATGGTACCCGCAATCCTCACTTCCTAAATAA